The Lycium barbarum isolate Lr01 chromosome 9, ASM1917538v2, whole genome shotgun sequence genome has a segment encoding these proteins:
- the LOC132610088 gene encoding probable LRR receptor-like serine/threonine-protein kinase At5g48740 isoform X1, whose product MELHWCYYSWFLLSSIFITVAFCDPEGFLSLSCGGNTTFVDSSNITWTPDNAYISSGNITTVNFLDGSTSPTLPVRFFPDSPLRKCYKIPVKNVSSLVLVRTKFVYKNYDGHNKPPVFSVSLGRAITTTVNLTITDPRIEEFTWPVDKDILNLCFHSLQDGGFPVISSLELRPLPQGAYSNALGDFPNRFLRKCYRINCGYNWSLRYPIDQYDRIWDADEDFSPFHVSSGFDIQANFNMSVLKESPPTAVLQTGRVLARWNDMTYNFPIDHQGDYHIVLYFSGILPVSPSFDVLINGNIVRSNYTVNRWEVSSLLFTMKGIESLNITLKTVRYYPFINALEVYEILDIPLETSSTTVSALQVIQQSTGLDLDWEDDPCSPKPWEHIECEGNLVTSLELFDVNLRSISPTFGDILDLKSLDLHNTSLAGEIQNIGSLQHLKKLNLSFNQLTAFGSELEDLINLQVLDLHNNRFQGTVPDSVGELKNLHLLNLENNKLQGPLPQSLNRESLQVLSSGNQCLSFTMSLCNDFSRNPTIETPQVTVFAPTKHKRHNRLAVILGAVGGAILALFVVFLSVFLYMKRRKSGDKYASRTAAEMKNWNAAKVFSYKEIKAATNNFKEIIGRGSFGSVYLGKLPDGKQVAVKVRFDKTQLGADSFINEVSLLSHISHPSLVSLEGFCHESKQQILVYEYLPGGSLADNLYGAMSKKLTLSWVRRLKIAVDAAKGLDYLHNGTEPRIIHRDVKSSNILLDAEMNAKVSDFGLSKQVTQSDATHVSTVVKGTAGYLDPEYYSTRQLTEKSDIYSFGVVLLELICGREPLSHSGSPDSFNLVLWAKPYLQAGAFEIVDESIKGTFDPESMRRAALIASRSVERDALRRPSISEVLAELKDAYSIQLTYLASEGLAN is encoded by the exons ATGGAGCTGCATTGGTGTTACTATTCTTGGTTCCTTCTATCTTCTATCTTCATCACAGTTGCTTTCTGCGATCCTGAAG GATTCTTGAGCTTGTCTTGTGGTGGAAACACTACCTTTGTTGATTCCTCCAACATTACATGGACACCAGATAATGCCTATATCTCATCTGGTAACATCACCACTGTTAATTTTCTCGATGGTTCCACCTCACCTACTCTCCCAGTTAGGTTCTTTCCTGATTCTCCACTTAGAAAATGTTACAAGATTCCAGTGAAGAATGTATCATCCTTGGTCCTTGTTAGGACAAAGTTTGTGTATAAGAATTATGATGGACATAATAAACCCCCTGTATTCTCTGTTTCTCTTGGGAGGGCTATTACAACCACTGTCAATCTTACTATTACTGATCCGCGGATCGAAGAGTTCACATGGCCAGTTGATAAAGACATTTTGAATTTATGTTTTCATTCTCTTCAAGATGGTGGATTTCCAGTTATTTCATCCCTTGAACTTAGGCCACTTCCTCAAGGAGCTTACAGCAATGCCTTGGGAGATTTCCCTAATAGGTTTCTGAGGAAATGTTATCGCATCAACTGTGGTTATAATTGGTCCCTAAG GTACCCGATTGATCAGTATGATAGAATTTGGGATGCTGATGAGGATTTCAGTCCATTTCATGTGTCTTCTGGTTTTGATATTCAAGCCAATTTCAATATGTCTGTTCTGAAAGAGAGTCCTCCTACAGCTGTTCTTCAAACCGGAAGAGTTTTGGCACGGTGGAATGACATGACATATAACTTTCCTATTGATCATCAAGGAGATTACCACATTGTTCTCTACTTTTCTGGGATTCTGCCTGTCTCTCCTTCATTCGATGTATTGATAAATGGAAATATTGTTCGATCAAACTACACAGTGAATCGATGGGAAGTCAGTAGTCTGTTATTTACAATGAAAGGAATTGAGAGTTTGAACATCACATTGAAGACTGTCCGCTACTATCCATTTATCAATGCTCTTGAGGTTTATGAGATCCTAGACATTCCCTTAGAAACTTCTTCAACAACAG TTTCAGCCCTCCAGGTTATTCAACAGTCAACTGGCCTAGATCTTGATTGGGAAGATGATCCATGCTCTCCTAAACCATGGGAACACATAGAATGTGAAGGAAATCTAGTCACTTCATT GGAGCTTTTTGACGTAAACTTGAGGTCAATCAGCCCAACATTTGGTGACATACTGGATCTCAAATCACT AGATTTGCATAACACTTCACTTGCTGGAGAAATACAAAACATCGGCAGCCTGCAACATCTTAAGAAGCT GAACTTGAGCTTCAATCAGCTTACAGCTTTTGGTTCTGAGTTGGAAGACTTAATAAACCTTCAAGTTTT GGACTTGCATAACAATAGATTTCAGGGAACAGTACCCGACAGCGTTGGAGAACTTAAGAACCTCCACTTACT GAACCTAGAGAACAATAAGCTGCAAGGACCCCTTCCACAATCTTTGAACAGAGAGAGCTTACAAGTCCT ATCATCAGGAAATCAGTGTCTTTCCTTCACTATGTCTTTATGCAATGACTTCTCAAGAAATCCTACAATTGAGACACCACAAGTCACTGTTTTTGCACCCACAAAACATAAGCGCCATAACCGATTAGCAGTTATACTTGGTGCAGTTGGAGGAGCTATACTTGCTTTGTTCGTTGTCTTTCTATCAGTATTCTTGTACATGAAGCGAAGAAAATCTGGAGATAAATATGCATCAA GAACTGCAGCAGAAATGAAAAATTGGAATGCTGCAAAAGTCTTTtcatacaaagaaatcaaagctGCTACAAACAACTTCAAAGAGATCATTGGCCGCGGTAGTTTTGGATCTGTTTATCTTGGGAAGCTTCCTGATGGTAAACAAGTTGCTGTTAAAGTTCGATTCGATAAAACTCAACTAGGTGCTGATTCTTTTATCAATGAG GTGTCCCTTCTATCTCATATCAGTCATCCAAGTCTTGTATCGTTAGAAGGATTCTGCCATGAGTCAAAGCAGCAAATTCTAGTTTATGAGTATTTACCTGGGGGATCACTGGCTGATAACCTCTATG GAGCAATGAGCAAGAAATTGACACTAAGCTGGGTGCGCAGATTGAAAATTGCAGTTGATGCTGCAAAAG GTTTGGACTACTTGCACAATGGAACTGAGCCAAGAATCATACACCGCGATGTGAAGAGCAGCAACATACTTCTGGATGCAGAGATGAATGCTAAGGTATCTGACTTTGGCCTTTCTAAGCAAGTAACTCAATCAGATGCAACACATGTCAGCACTGTTGTCAAAGGCACTGCTGGTTATCTTGATCCCGA ATACTATTCCACTCGACAACTCACAGAAAAGAGTGACATCTACAGTTTTGGAGTCGTTCTTCTTGAACTTATTTGTGGCCGCGAACCACTTAGCCACTCAGGGTCTCCAGATTCCTTCAATTTGGTTCTATGG GCAAAGCCATACTTGCAGGCAGGTGCATTTGAGATAGTAGATGAGAG
- the LOC132610088 gene encoding probable LRR receptor-like serine/threonine-protein kinase At5g48740 isoform X2, translated as MELHWCYYSWFLLSSIFITVAFCDPEGFLSLSCGGNTTFVDSSNITWTPDNAYISSGNITTVNFLDGSTSPTLPVRFFPDSPLRKCYKIPVKNVSSLVLVRTKFVYKNYDGHNKPPVFSVSLGRAITTTVNLTITDPRIEEFTWPVDKDILNLCFHSLQDGGFPVISSLELRPLPQGAYSNALGDFPNRFLRKCYRINCGYNWSLRYPIDQYDRIWDADEDFSPFHVSSGFDIQANFNMSVLKESPPTAVLQTGRVLARWNDMTYNFPIDHQGDYHIVLYFSGILPVSPSFDVLINGNIVRSNYTVNRWEVSSLLFTMKGIESLNITLKTVRYYPFINALEVYEILDIPLETSSTTVSALQVIQQSTGLDLDWEDDPCSPKPWEHIECEGNLVTSLELFDVNLRSISPTFGDILDLKSLDLHNTSLAGEIQNIGSLQHLKKLNLSFNQLTAFGSELEDLINLQVLDLHNNRFQGTVPDSVGELKNLHLLNLENNKLQGPLPQSLNRESLQVLSSGNQCLSFTMSLCNDFSRNPTIETPQVTVFAPTKHKRHNRLAVILGAVGGAILALFVVFLSVFLYMKRRKSGDKYASTEMKNWNAAKVFSYKEIKAATNNFKEIIGRGSFGSVYLGKLPDGKQVAVKVRFDKTQLGADSFINEVSLLSHISHPSLVSLEGFCHESKQQILVYEYLPGGSLADNLYGAMSKKLTLSWVRRLKIAVDAAKGLDYLHNGTEPRIIHRDVKSSNILLDAEMNAKVSDFGLSKQVTQSDATHVSTVVKGTAGYLDPEYYSTRQLTEKSDIYSFGVVLLELICGREPLSHSGSPDSFNLVLWAKPYLQAGAFEIVDESIKGTFDPESMRRAALIASRSVERDALRRPSISEVLAELKDAYSIQLTYLASEGLAN; from the exons ATGGAGCTGCATTGGTGTTACTATTCTTGGTTCCTTCTATCTTCTATCTTCATCACAGTTGCTTTCTGCGATCCTGAAG GATTCTTGAGCTTGTCTTGTGGTGGAAACACTACCTTTGTTGATTCCTCCAACATTACATGGACACCAGATAATGCCTATATCTCATCTGGTAACATCACCACTGTTAATTTTCTCGATGGTTCCACCTCACCTACTCTCCCAGTTAGGTTCTTTCCTGATTCTCCACTTAGAAAATGTTACAAGATTCCAGTGAAGAATGTATCATCCTTGGTCCTTGTTAGGACAAAGTTTGTGTATAAGAATTATGATGGACATAATAAACCCCCTGTATTCTCTGTTTCTCTTGGGAGGGCTATTACAACCACTGTCAATCTTACTATTACTGATCCGCGGATCGAAGAGTTCACATGGCCAGTTGATAAAGACATTTTGAATTTATGTTTTCATTCTCTTCAAGATGGTGGATTTCCAGTTATTTCATCCCTTGAACTTAGGCCACTTCCTCAAGGAGCTTACAGCAATGCCTTGGGAGATTTCCCTAATAGGTTTCTGAGGAAATGTTATCGCATCAACTGTGGTTATAATTGGTCCCTAAG GTACCCGATTGATCAGTATGATAGAATTTGGGATGCTGATGAGGATTTCAGTCCATTTCATGTGTCTTCTGGTTTTGATATTCAAGCCAATTTCAATATGTCTGTTCTGAAAGAGAGTCCTCCTACAGCTGTTCTTCAAACCGGAAGAGTTTTGGCACGGTGGAATGACATGACATATAACTTTCCTATTGATCATCAAGGAGATTACCACATTGTTCTCTACTTTTCTGGGATTCTGCCTGTCTCTCCTTCATTCGATGTATTGATAAATGGAAATATTGTTCGATCAAACTACACAGTGAATCGATGGGAAGTCAGTAGTCTGTTATTTACAATGAAAGGAATTGAGAGTTTGAACATCACATTGAAGACTGTCCGCTACTATCCATTTATCAATGCTCTTGAGGTTTATGAGATCCTAGACATTCCCTTAGAAACTTCTTCAACAACAG TTTCAGCCCTCCAGGTTATTCAACAGTCAACTGGCCTAGATCTTGATTGGGAAGATGATCCATGCTCTCCTAAACCATGGGAACACATAGAATGTGAAGGAAATCTAGTCACTTCATT GGAGCTTTTTGACGTAAACTTGAGGTCAATCAGCCCAACATTTGGTGACATACTGGATCTCAAATCACT AGATTTGCATAACACTTCACTTGCTGGAGAAATACAAAACATCGGCAGCCTGCAACATCTTAAGAAGCT GAACTTGAGCTTCAATCAGCTTACAGCTTTTGGTTCTGAGTTGGAAGACTTAATAAACCTTCAAGTTTT GGACTTGCATAACAATAGATTTCAGGGAACAGTACCCGACAGCGTTGGAGAACTTAAGAACCTCCACTTACT GAACCTAGAGAACAATAAGCTGCAAGGACCCCTTCCACAATCTTTGAACAGAGAGAGCTTACAAGTCCT ATCATCAGGAAATCAGTGTCTTTCCTTCACTATGTCTTTATGCAATGACTTCTCAAGAAATCCTACAATTGAGACACCACAAGTCACTGTTTTTGCACCCACAAAACATAAGCGCCATAACCGATTAGCAGTTATACTTGGTGCAGTTGGAGGAGCTATACTTGCTTTGTTCGTTGTCTTTCTATCAGTATTCTTGTACATGAAGCGAAGAAAATCTGGAGATAAATATGCATCAA CAGAAATGAAAAATTGGAATGCTGCAAAAGTCTTTtcatacaaagaaatcaaagctGCTACAAACAACTTCAAAGAGATCATTGGCCGCGGTAGTTTTGGATCTGTTTATCTTGGGAAGCTTCCTGATGGTAAACAAGTTGCTGTTAAAGTTCGATTCGATAAAACTCAACTAGGTGCTGATTCTTTTATCAATGAG GTGTCCCTTCTATCTCATATCAGTCATCCAAGTCTTGTATCGTTAGAAGGATTCTGCCATGAGTCAAAGCAGCAAATTCTAGTTTATGAGTATTTACCTGGGGGATCACTGGCTGATAACCTCTATG GAGCAATGAGCAAGAAATTGACACTAAGCTGGGTGCGCAGATTGAAAATTGCAGTTGATGCTGCAAAAG GTTTGGACTACTTGCACAATGGAACTGAGCCAAGAATCATACACCGCGATGTGAAGAGCAGCAACATACTTCTGGATGCAGAGATGAATGCTAAGGTATCTGACTTTGGCCTTTCTAAGCAAGTAACTCAATCAGATGCAACACATGTCAGCACTGTTGTCAAAGGCACTGCTGGTTATCTTGATCCCGA ATACTATTCCACTCGACAACTCACAGAAAAGAGTGACATCTACAGTTTTGGAGTCGTTCTTCTTGAACTTATTTGTGGCCGCGAACCACTTAGCCACTCAGGGTCTCCAGATTCCTTCAATTTGGTTCTATGG GCAAAGCCATACTTGCAGGCAGGTGCATTTGAGATAGTAGATGAGAG